A genome region from Erigeron canadensis isolate Cc75 chromosome 3, C_canadensis_v1, whole genome shotgun sequence includes the following:
- the LOC122594011 gene encoding uncharacterized protein LOC122594011, with product MKFLHSPSSTSSSSTPEPRLNSATNGCFPTLLRRLLGFNTFQTLPFDHHIKEFSSSNEFEDKGNPGIVAKLMGLDSMPTELGFKKKGRNVHKAPSFIELENDKFIILSFEGGGKDKELGLLNCSKTRKSLIEIKEKSRNQEKPICQSIVNDGEVMNSFKLLDKKCVKSEKSVKKMVEKDELECDSENSSPVSVLEFQDYQHGSHSVTEDSILKNLNSRRKLGADLDKNAPPSPTIGYNLVDYGIESSRNGQRYVLPKTSGFRIGDFKELWEEICIMAERDMMDSSRLERERWKGEDLEEIGVSLELEILDQLILELSTIT from the exons ATGAAATTCCTTCACTCCCCTtcatcaacttcttcttcttcaacaccCGAACCCCGTCTCAATTCCGCCACCAACGGCTGTTTCCCGACCCTCTTACGTCGCCTTCTCGGCTTCAACACCTTTCAAACTCTCCCTTTTGACCATCATATTAAAGAATTCAGTTCAAGTAATGAGTTTGAGGATAAGGGCAATCCTGGAATTGTGGCTAAACTTATGGGGTTGGATTCGATGCCAACTGAATTGGGGTTTAAGAAAAAGGGTAGGAATGTTCATAAAGCACCGAGCTTTATTGAGCTCGAAAACGATAAGTTTATCATTCTTAGCTTTGAAGGGGGTGGAAAAGATAAGGAACTGGGGTTGTTAAATTGTTCAAAAACCCGAAAGAGTTTGATTGAAATTAAGGAGAAATCAAGAAATCAAGAAAAGCCCATTTGTCAAAGTATAGTGAATGATGGTGAAGTTATGAATTCGTTTAAATTGCTCGATAAAAAGTGTGTTAAAAGTGAAAAATCAGTGAAGAAAATGGTTGAGAAAGATGAGTTGGAGTGTGATTCTGAAAATTCAAGTCCTGTTTCTGTTCTTGAATTTCAAGATTATCAACATGGTTCACATTCGG TAACAGAAGACTCAATTTTGAAGAATTTGAATTCAAGAAGGAAATTGGGAGCAGATCTTGACAAAAATGCACCACCTTCTCCAACAATTGGCTACAATTTAGTGGATTATGGCATCGAATCAAGTAGAAATGGTCAACGATATGTTTTACCAAAGACTAGTGGTTTCAGGATTGGGGATTTTAAGGAATTGTGGGAGGAAATTTGCATAATGGCGGAAAGAGATATGATGGATTCGAGTAGACTGGAAAGAGAAAGATGGAAAGgtgaagatcttgaagagattggTGTGAGTCTTGAGTTGGAAATTCTTGATCAGTTGATACTTGAGTTATCCACCATCACATGA